ATCGACGCCAAGACCACGGCCGACCTTCTGAGGGTGGTGGTGGGATGGCATGGCGAAGGACGAACGATCATCGCCGTGCTGCATGACCTCGACCAGGTGCGAGAGAGTTTTCCCGACACCCTGCTGATTGCCCGGGAGCCCGTTGGCTGGGGGGCGACTACCAAGGTTCTGCGGGCAGAACATCTCTTCCAGGCGCGACAGATGGCGGAGGCGTGGGATGACCGTGCCGAGGTCTGCTGGCGAGGCGTTGCCTGATGGACATCCATGCCGCCCTGATCCAGCCGTTCATCGAGTTCGGCTTCATGCGCAGGGCGCTGGCGGCTTGCCTGGCGCTCAGCCTCGGCTGCGGCCCGGCGGGCACTCTCCTTGTTCTGCGCCGCATGAGCCTCGTCGGGGATGCCTTGAGCCACGCCGTGCTGCCGGGTGCGGCCATTGGTTTCATGATCGCCGGGCTCTCCCTCGTCGTCATGAGCTTCGGCGGCTTCATCGCGGGCCTGGTCGTGGCGGGGCTGTCCGGTCTCGTGGCGCGTGTGACCCCTCAACGCGAGGATGCCAGCTTTGCCGCCTTCTATCTCATTTCGCTAGCGCTTGGGGTGCTCATCGTCTCCACACACGGCAGCAACGTCGATCTCATGCATGTGCTGTTCGGAACCATTCTCGCTGTCGACGATGCGTCCCTGCTGCTCATTGTCTCCATCGCGACGCTGACTCTTTTCACCCTGGCCGTCATCGGACGCGGATTGATCGTCGAGTGCTTCGATCCCGGCTTCCTGCGCGCCGTGGGTGGCCCCGGCGCCGCCGTTCACTTCGTGTTTCTGGTGTTGGTCGTCATGAACCTCGTCGCCGGGTTCCACGCGCTCGGTACGCTGATGGCGGTGGGGTTGATGATGCTCCCGGCCGCGGCCGCGAGGTTCTGGGCGGGTCAAGTCGCGACGCTCGCGGCCGCGAGCAGCGCCATCGCTTTCGCTTCCGCGTATGCGGGACTGCTGCTCTCTTACCACGTAAATCTTCCGTCCGGACCGGCGATCATCCTGGTGGCCGGGGGCGTCTACATCGTCTCGGTTGTCGCGGGTCCGCGCGGCAGCCTGCGGACGCGGTTCCTGCCGCTCCGCCATCTTGAAGCTTGAATCGCAAAGGAGGATTCAAACCATGCATCGCTTTTCGCGCCGCTTGATTCTGGCTGCGCTTGTCACCCTCGCCGTCGCCGCGACGTCTCCATCCTGGGCAGCCGACAAACTCAAGGTCGTTGCCACCTTCACCGTTCTCGGAGACATGGTGAAGAATGTCGGCGGGGAGCACGTCACCCTCACCACGCTGGTGGGGCCGGACGGTGATGCCCACGTCTACGAACCGACTCCGGCCGATGCGCGCGCGCTGGCCCAGGCGGACCTGGTCCTCGTCAACGGCCTTGGCTTCGAAGGCTGGATCGACCGGCTCGTCAAGGCATCCGGCTACAAGGGGCCGGTTGTCGTGGCCAGCGAAGGGATTGCTTTGTTAAGGGCGGAAGAGGACGAACACCACCACGAAGGCGCGTTCGACCCTCACGGCTGGCAGGATCTCGCCAACGGACGCATCTATGTCGCCAATGTCGCTGATGCACTTGCCGCGGCCGATACGGCTCATGCCAACGACTACCGCCGCCGTGCCGAAGCTTACGACCGCGAACTGGTGACGCTGGATCGGGACATCCGCGGCCGGCTCGACGCCGTCCCCGCGGAACGGCGCAAGGTGATCACCTCGCACGACGCGTTCCGGTACTTTGGGCGCGCCTACGGCATCGAATTTCATGCCCCGGTCGGTCTCAGCACCGAAGACGAACCGTCGGCAGGCGAAGTGGCCGCTCTCATTCGCCAGATCCGGAATGAGGGCATCCACACATTGTTCGTCGACAACATCACCGACCCTCGCCTGGTGCAGCAACTCGCCCGCGAAGCCGAGGCCGTCGTTGGGGGTACGCTCTACGCGGACTCGCTTTCCGGGGCCACCGGTCCGGCGCCGACCTATCTCGACATGTTCCGCCACAACGCGAGCGAACTCGTCAAGGCCTTCACGAAATGAGCAGGGGCAGCCGTGGCGCTGAAACGCCTGCTGCCGTGACGCCATCCGGCCCCATCTTCGGTCTCACCGTGTCGCAAGGAGAAGAGAGAACATGTTGATCAACACAACACCGCGTAGCCCGAATCGCCAACGGGTTCGACAAGTCAAGGAGGCATTGCGCGCAGCGCTGAGCCTTCCCGATGGTGCGACGGTTACGGTCACCGAGTTGGCATGTCGCGAAGAGGGCTGTCCGCCCATCGAGACCGTGGTTGCTCTGCTTCGGCCCGATGGCCCGCCGCTGCAACACAAGCTTCACAAAACCACGGACGCCGTTGACGCCGAAGACCTGGTCCAGGTCTGCAAGGCGTGGGGGTTCGACGTCCAAATTTCAATACTCGCACCTCTGCTTCAGGAGAACCAGATATGAACGCTCCACAAAAGATACCTGTTTCCATCCTCACCGGCTTCCTCGGCTCCGGCAAGACGACCCTGCTCAACCGGATCTTGAGCGAGGAGCACGGTAAGCGCATTGCCGTGATCGAGAACGAGTACGGGGAGGTCGGCATCGATCAGGCGCTCGTCATCGACGCTGACGAAGAGGTCTTCGAGATGTCGAACGGCTGCATCTGCTGCACGGTGCGCGGAGACCTGATCCGCGTGCTCGGCAATCTCATGAAGCGCCGCGACAAGTTCGACTATGTGTTGGTGGAGACCACAGGGCTCGCCGATCCCGGCCCGGTCGCTCAGACCTTCTTCATGGACGACGAGATTCGCGCGGAGTTCTCGCTTGACGGGATCGTCACGCTCGTCGATGCAGCCCACATCGAGCAGCAGCTCGGGCGAAGCGACGAGAGCACCGAGCAAGTCGCGTTCGCGGACGTCCTCGTTCTGAACAAGACGGACCTCGTCAACGGCGAGGCACTCGACAGGCTCGAAACTCGGCTCCGGGACATGAACCGAATGGCGCGAGTCGTGCGTAGCGAGCGGGCGAACGTCTCCGTCGATACGGTGCTCAACTTGGGTGCCTTCGAACTGGACAAGGTGCTCGAGCGTCGCCCCACCTTCCTCGAGCCGGAGTATCCGTTCGAATGGAGTGGAGTCTATTCGCTCGATATCGGCCGCTACGAACTCAGGCTCGCCGACGGACCTGATCCGGCGATGTCGCTCGTCGTCGTGCCCGACCAGGGCACGGATGACGCTGCCCTCCGCGAGAGTGCGGAGTGGTGTGTGCGGCGGTACGCCGAACCTGCGGCAATCATATCCCCGGGGGAGGAGATTCCCGTCGGAAAGCATGTGAGCCTCCCGCTCGATTCACCCGGGCGCAAGTCGTTCTTCCTGGAGGTCGATGCGCAGGTGCGGGTTGGGCTCTACACCCAGCACACCGCGGAAGAGTTCGATCTCCAACTGACGAACGCGGAAGGAGCGACCGTCAGGCCAGAAGTCGAGCGCACCTGGGTCGCACAGCACGAACACGACGACGAGGTGGGCTCCATCGCCATCGAGAGAGACGGCGACGTCGATCCCAAAAAGCTCAACGCCTGGCTTGGCGAACTGCTCCGTGAGCGTGGGGTGGACATCTTCCGAATGAAGGGCTTCATCAGCCTCGCGGGTGAGTCGCGTCGCTTCGTCTTCCAGGGGGTTCACATGCTCTTTGACGCCCAGCCGGATCGTCCATGGGGAGACTCGCCCCGGCGCAATCAGCTCGTCTTCATCGGCCGCAACCTCGACGAGCAGAGCATGCGGCAAGGATTCGAGGCATGTCTGAGTTGAGTGTCGACAGCCCAAAAGGTGTTCTTCGCCCGGGCTGGTCCGCGGCGGTCGGCGACTACGCCATCGCCGGAGGCTGGACCCTCGGCGGTAAGGTCCTGGTGGTCGCTGACGCCGCGGGTGGCATCTACGCGTTCGACGGCAAGTCCGGTGCAAGCGCATGGGCGCGGCAGGGGGGACATGATGGCGGCGTGCTCGCGATGGCTATCCACCCAAGCGGAACCGCGTTCGCTACGGCAGGCCAGGACGGCCGAGTCCTTGTCTGGGGTGTCGACGAAGGTCAGGTAGAACAGGCCATCGACGTCGGCAGCGGTTGGGTGGATAACCTGGCGTGGTCGCCGGACGGCCAATGGCTGGCGGCCTCCTGCTCCCGGCAGGTTCGCGCGTATGGTGCGGACGGCGGAGAAGTCTGGCG
This genomic window from Deltaproteobacteria bacterium contains:
- a CDS encoding ABC transporter codes for the protein IDAKTTADLLRVVVGWHGEGRTIIAVLHDLDQVRESFPDTLLIAREPVGWGATTKVLRAEHLFQARQMAEAWDDRAEVCWRGVA
- a CDS encoding metal ABC transporter permease, producing MDIHAALIQPFIEFGFMRRALAACLALSLGCGPAGTLLVLRRMSLVGDALSHAVLPGAAIGFMIAGLSLVVMSFGGFIAGLVVAGLSGLVARVTPQREDASFAAFYLISLALGVLIVSTHGSNVDLMHVLFGTILAVDDASLLLIVSIATLTLFTLAVIGRGLIVECFDPGFLRAVGGPGAAVHFVFLVLVVMNLVAGFHALGTLMAVGLMMLPAAAARFWAGQVATLAAASSAIAFASAYAGLLLSYHVNLPSGPAIILVAGGVYIVSVVAGPRGSLRTRFLPLRHLEA
- a CDS encoding metal ABC transporter substrate-binding protein; translation: MHRFSRRLILAALVTLAVAATSPSWAADKLKVVATFTVLGDMVKNVGGEHVTLTTLVGPDGDAHVYEPTPADARALAQADLVLVNGLGFEGWIDRLVKASGYKGPVVVASEGIALLRAEEDEHHHEGAFDPHGWQDLANGRIYVANVADALAAADTAHANDYRRRAEAYDRELVTLDRDIRGRLDAVPAERRKVITSHDAFRYFGRAYGIEFHAPVGLSTEDEPSAGEVAALIRQIRNEGIHTLFVDNITDPRLVQQLAREAEAVVGGTLYADSLSGATGPAPTYLDMFRHNASELVKAFTK
- a CDS encoding GTP-binding protein; amino-acid sequence: MNAPQKIPVSILTGFLGSGKTTLLNRILSEEHGKRIAVIENEYGEVGIDQALVIDADEEVFEMSNGCICCTVRGDLIRVLGNLMKRRDKFDYVLVETTGLADPGPVAQTFFMDDEIRAEFSLDGIVTLVDAAHIEQQLGRSDESTEQVAFADVLVLNKTDLVNGEALDRLETRLRDMNRMARVVRSERANVSVDTVLNLGAFELDKVLERRPTFLEPEYPFEWSGVYSLDIGRYELRLADGPDPAMSLVVVPDQGTDDAALRESAEWCVRRYAEPAAIISPGEEIPVGKHVSLPLDSPGRKSFFLEVDAQVRVGLYTQHTAEEFDLQLTNAEGATVRPEVERTWVAQHEHDDEVGSIAIERDGDVDPKKLNAWLGELLRERGVDIFRMKGFISLAGESRRFVFQGVHMLFDAQPDRPWGDSPRRNQLVFIGRNLDEQSMRQGFEACLS